One stretch of Bradyrhizobium canariense DNA includes these proteins:
- a CDS encoding arylsulfatase yields MSAGSDTSFRGTIGKTVAGSKPWWPPTAKPPAGAPNILVVLFDDVGFSDFGCYGSPIKTPTIDRLAARGLRYSGFHTTAMCSTTRAALLTGRNHHSVGVGCLANFDSGYPGYRGKIAREAGTLAEMLRVHAYRNYMVGKWHVTPLTESGATGPFDGWPLGRGFDRFYGFLDAETDQYAPELVSDNTHIDPPGSYADGYHLTADLVDQSIRFIADHIADRPDLPWLTWLAFGACHAPHQAPADIIRGYDEVFAHGWDIEREQRLARQKAMGIVPQETKMPGRNDGVKAWDEHSADEKRVFTRLQSAFAGMLDHADRHLARLIAFLEKSGIRDNTLILVLSDNGASQEGGPLGFVNAMGPYNFRPELMPEKLRRLDDIGGPDSHTNFPHGWAMASNTPLRRYKQNTHGGGIRDPFVMSWPKHVAAKGEMRHQFVHASDLVPTLLDLVGINAPREIAGCAQMPIEGESFARSIVNAAAPSKSSPQYFEMFGHRGLWHNGWKAVSYHPPGTPFENDKWELFHLEKDFSEVDDLAAKEPERLAELIRLWWSEAEKHNVLPLDDRFGPRFAENAARFQGARNSFVFHAGMGHVPTDVAPDVRSRSYTIEARVEIDEAGAEGVLISHGDATSGYSLYVKDGLLVHDLNIGGGHEIVSSDRKIPAGAHRLGVRVERMVRQEPPAKGSRTGVSAYTLLIDGEPAGSLKTQLGFHNLISWSGLDIGRDRGSPVSHYDAPFEFTGRLLRVTVAMHSDQNLDGDHVGNAEMARQ; encoded by the coding sequence GCGCAGGCAGCGATACGTCATTTCGCGGTACGATCGGCAAAACAGTCGCCGGCTCGAAGCCCTGGTGGCCGCCCACGGCCAAGCCGCCAGCCGGCGCACCCAATATTCTCGTGGTTCTGTTCGACGATGTCGGCTTCTCCGATTTCGGTTGTTACGGCTCACCGATCAAGACACCGACCATCGACAGGCTTGCCGCCAGGGGCCTGCGCTACAGCGGCTTTCACACCACCGCGATGTGCTCGACCACGCGCGCTGCGCTGTTGACCGGGCGCAACCACCATTCCGTCGGCGTCGGCTGCCTCGCCAATTTCGACAGCGGCTATCCCGGCTATCGCGGCAAGATCGCTCGCGAAGCCGGCACGCTGGCGGAAATGTTGCGGGTCCACGCCTATCGCAACTACATGGTCGGCAAATGGCATGTCACGCCGCTGACCGAAAGCGGCGCCACCGGGCCGTTCGACGGCTGGCCGCTCGGCCGCGGGTTCGATCGCTTCTACGGCTTTCTGGACGCCGAGACCGATCAGTACGCGCCGGAGCTCGTTTCCGACAACACCCACATCGATCCGCCCGGGAGCTATGCCGACGGCTACCATCTGACTGCGGATCTGGTCGATCAATCGATCCGCTTCATCGCTGACCACATCGCCGACCGTCCTGATCTGCCCTGGCTGACCTGGCTTGCTTTCGGAGCCTGCCATGCTCCGCATCAGGCACCCGCCGATATCATTAGGGGATACGACGAGGTTTTCGCGCATGGTTGGGATATCGAGCGTGAACAACGTCTGGCGCGGCAGAAGGCGATGGGGATCGTGCCGCAAGAGACCAAGATGCCGGGGCGCAATGATGGCGTGAAAGCCTGGGACGAGCACAGCGCGGATGAGAAGCGCGTGTTCACGCGGCTGCAATCGGCCTTTGCCGGCATGCTCGATCATGCCGACCGGCATTTGGCACGGCTGATCGCCTTCCTCGAAAAGTCGGGTATTCGCGACAACACGCTGATTCTGGTGCTGTCCGATAACGGCGCGAGCCAGGAAGGCGGTCCGCTGGGCTTCGTCAACGCGATGGGGCCTTACAATTTCAGGCCGGAGCTGATGCCGGAAAAATTGCGCAGACTTGACGACATCGGCGGCCCGGATTCGCATACCAATTTTCCGCACGGCTGGGCGATGGCTTCCAACACGCCGCTGCGTCGCTACAAGCAGAACACCCATGGCGGCGGCATTCGCGATCCCTTCGTGATGTCCTGGCCGAAGCACGTCGCAGCCAAGGGCGAAATGCGCCATCAGTTCGTTCATGCCAGCGATCTGGTGCCGACCTTGCTCGACCTGGTCGGCATCAACGCGCCCAGGGAGATCGCGGGCTGCGCCCAAATGCCGATCGAAGGCGAAAGTTTCGCGCGCTCGATCGTGAACGCTGCGGCGCCCTCGAAGTCGTCGCCGCAATATTTCGAGATGTTCGGGCATCGCGGCCTTTGGCACAACGGCTGGAAGGCGGTCTCCTATCATCCGCCGGGTACGCCGTTCGAAAACGACAAATGGGAGCTCTTCCACCTCGAGAAGGATTTCTCGGAAGTGGATGACCTCGCGGCGAAAGAGCCGGAACGGCTCGCCGAATTGATCAGGCTATGGTGGAGCGAGGCCGAGAAGCACAACGTGCTGCCGCTTGATGACCGGTTCGGGCCGCGCTTTGCCGAGAATGCCGCACGATTTCAGGGCGCGCGCAACAGCTTCGTGTTCCACGCCGGCATGGGGCATGTGCCGACCGATGTCGCGCCCGATGTGCGCAGCCGCAGCTACACCATCGAAGCCCGTGTCGAGATTGATGAGGCCGGCGCGGAAGGCGTTCTGATCTCGCATGGCGACGCGACCTCGGGCTACAGCCTCTACGTCAAGGACGGTCTGCTGGTGCACGACCTCAATATCGGCGGCGGCCATGAGATCGTCAGCTCGGACCGCAAGATTCCGGCCGGCGCGCACCGGCTCGGCGTTCGCGTCGAGCGCATGGTGCGCCAGGAGCCGCCAGCCAAGGGCTCGCGCACGGGCGTCAGTGCCTACACGCTTCTGATCGATGGCGAGCCCGCGGGCTCGCTCAAGACCCAGTTGGGCTTCCACAATTTGATTTCGTGGTCCGGTCTCGACATCGGGCGCGACCGCGGCAGCCCGGTGTCGCATTATGACGCGCCG